One Luteolibacter rhizosphaerae DNA segment encodes these proteins:
- the sufD gene encoding Fe-S cluster assembly protein SufD encodes MPAVLEHSASLLESAPETSAALPAWFAERRRAAWQRFLETPTPKRGDEPWRFSSFKQLDFSGYAVAEAASVAGLVERSKALEAPAAKFVFANDALLHSESDLPAGVICLPLAEALVSHGDLVREHFMKRDTRLGSLKWTALHEANVSTGLFVHVPAGVEVAGSIEVYHWLSGEKSVIFPHTLVVTGANSKVRVVDYFQSANDSDVGLAIAVNDLNAGPGSKLDYIAIQAFNEKTKVIQVNETGVAKDASATGFILNTGAAWARNESLSRLEGEGSRSDMLSVSVPAREQEYDQRTFQHHVSPGAYSDLLYKNSLYDESRTIFSGLIFVDEGAHRTDAYQTCRNLFMSDKAEANSMPGLEINADDVKCSHGSTSAQIADEEIFYLRARGIDPVRARQLIARGFSVEVIERLGDDKVEEMVLKFLDDKFAHIASGGA; translated from the coding sequence ATGCCCGCCGTGCTCGAACACTCCGCTTCCCTGCTCGAATCCGCTCCCGAAACCTCTGCCGCCCTTCCCGCGTGGTTCGCGGAGCGCCGGCGCGCGGCATGGCAGCGCTTTCTCGAAACTCCCACGCCCAAGCGTGGGGACGAGCCATGGCGTTTCTCTTCCTTCAAGCAGCTCGATTTCTCCGGCTATGCCGTGGCCGAGGCCGCCTCGGTTGCCGGCTTGGTCGAACGCTCGAAGGCTCTCGAAGCCCCGGCGGCCAAGTTCGTGTTCGCGAACGACGCCCTGCTGCATTCGGAGTCGGATCTGCCAGCGGGCGTAATCTGTCTCCCCTTGGCCGAAGCCTTGGTCTCGCATGGCGATCTGGTGCGTGAGCACTTCATGAAGCGTGATACGCGTCTCGGCTCGCTCAAGTGGACGGCGCTCCACGAGGCGAACGTCAGCACGGGCCTCTTCGTGCATGTGCCCGCCGGTGTCGAAGTGGCAGGCAGCATCGAGGTCTACCACTGGCTCTCCGGCGAGAAGAGCGTGATCTTCCCGCACACGCTGGTCGTGACCGGGGCGAACTCCAAGGTCCGCGTTGTCGATTACTTTCAGTCCGCCAATGACAGCGATGTCGGCCTTGCGATCGCAGTGAATGACCTGAATGCAGGTCCCGGCTCGAAGCTCGATTACATTGCCATCCAGGCCTTTAACGAGAAAACCAAGGTGATCCAGGTCAATGAGACCGGTGTTGCCAAGGATGCCTCTGCCACCGGTTTCATCCTGAACACCGGGGCTGCATGGGCGCGCAATGAATCGCTCAGCCGCCTCGAAGGCGAAGGCTCCCGCTCGGACATGCTCTCCGTGAGCGTTCCAGCCCGCGAGCAGGAGTATGACCAGCGCACCTTCCAACACCACGTGAGCCCGGGAGCCTACAGCGACCTGCTCTACAAGAACTCCCTCTACGATGAGTCTCGTACCATTTTCTCGGGCCTGATCTTCGTGGATGAAGGCGCGCATCGCACCGATGCCTACCAGACCTGCCGGAACCTGTTCATGAGCGACAAGGCGGAAGCCAACTCGATGCCCGGCCTGGAGATCAATGCAGATGACGTGAAGTGCTCCCATGGCAGCACCAGCGCCCAGATCGCGGACGAAGAGATCTTCTACCTGCGGGCCCGTGGTATCGATCCGGTCCGTGCCCGCCAGCTCATTGCCCGCGGCTTCTCGGTCGAGGTGATCGAGCGTCTTGGTGACGACAAGGTGGAGGAGATGGTCCTCAAGTTCCTCGACGATAAGTTCGCGCACATCGCGAGCGGAGGAGCCTGA
- a CDS encoding RICIN domain-containing protein translates to MNSRINPNHSRRRTWSRAAAATALITLGIVFVPRGEKNEHDPVATQAKASARPDKPAPPDHEKEMRRLTDLVEKGKAAIPLAQLPADSPPVPTAVPERELTASAWLKDPHPAMQDFAAWAQRYLATSEAGRSLLEEEGIAAATARRDALEAQIGSDPRRALANAVPLKVRDQLPASIQALLESRVDGFGDLSILNVMAVPGGEPIPPADRVAVDGNFYEAFRYGNRENVSWMRDISLHGIVLDNKMAVLDSPVRMLEEGESLDGEVVNESCPVSGETVAKAGTGIVPQGSSTLFQLGRGIYEVCEPEHVINVESGIVASEKANEPTGQTLADLGLHTLCMPKPQALGDSAVSGSVGYLGKPPTSMTFGGKKILIMRVQANDTGFPANGSPTDFNNMVYGAGGFDVRMRRISYNNTWISQSDVTPVMTLPQPRTYYVGNPLGAGYDCNRWITDAKNAAQALGYNLSSYAQLIVAHESYNTGAAGLAWAGYIFLNGFFGVEVTLHEYGHTFRLPHGNSWYATDGNPISASKQHREYGDAADPMGNAWGANQYNSFNPYYKNICSWLPDSAVQTVNRSGTYRVYQHDGSTALNRTVAIKIGRDYEYNYWLGIHGDPIAQGNFNNGVAVYAVSSFKFSDSHLLDLNNPGDDNRDNAPLAVNQTWYDSAADLTIKTVAVGGTNPNRYADVQITFGPRNTANYRPLVSGGVYRFKNRNNGKYLGIAGNSSANGVPLTVFNATNTAAENWVAWRESDGSYRFNHQGTDKWMDVDNNGQGDGPEIWQYTGNTSDAQRWYIGQNPDGHIYFTHKGTDGKVIDMDPGGVNDVHQWGCFEATWQQWYPELVGMSPGTYRLIPRHAQAQCLDISGGGTNNGAGTILQQWNASANQRFTLSDVSGFAGRIRLTPTSATAKALDVNASGTANGTKLQQWDWLGTGNAAQRWAYTRTDGNWLRFTPDCATGSCMEVSGNDNQFANGSVVQLWQFTGAVDQQWRFADSD, encoded by the coding sequence ATGAACTCCCGTATCAACCCGAACCACAGCAGGCGGCGGACATGGAGTAGAGCCGCAGCAGCCACAGCGCTGATCACCCTCGGCATCGTCTTCGTGCCGCGCGGTGAGAAGAACGAACATGATCCCGTCGCGACTCAGGCGAAAGCCTCGGCGCGGCCCGACAAGCCCGCACCTCCCGATCATGAGAAGGAAATGCGGCGGCTCACCGACCTTGTCGAGAAAGGCAAGGCCGCCATCCCGCTTGCGCAATTGCCTGCCGATAGTCCTCCGGTGCCCACCGCGGTGCCCGAGCGTGAACTCACCGCAAGCGCTTGGCTGAAGGACCCTCATCCGGCGATGCAGGATTTCGCCGCGTGGGCTCAACGCTACCTTGCGACCTCGGAAGCCGGCCGCAGCCTGCTTGAGGAAGAGGGTATCGCTGCCGCCACGGCACGTCGTGACGCGCTCGAAGCTCAGATCGGCTCGGATCCGCGGCGCGCGCTCGCCAATGCCGTGCCTCTCAAGGTCCGCGATCAACTTCCAGCCTCGATCCAGGCGCTTCTCGAATCCCGTGTCGATGGTTTCGGGGATCTCTCGATACTGAACGTGATGGCGGTTCCCGGTGGCGAGCCGATTCCGCCGGCCGATCGTGTCGCTGTCGATGGTAACTTCTACGAGGCCTTCCGCTACGGCAATCGCGAGAACGTCTCGTGGATGCGGGACATCTCGCTGCACGGCATCGTCCTCGATAACAAGATGGCTGTCCTCGATAGCCCGGTGCGGATGCTCGAAGAGGGTGAATCGCTTGACGGCGAGGTGGTGAACGAAAGCTGTCCGGTCTCCGGCGAGACGGTCGCGAAGGCGGGAACAGGAATCGTGCCGCAAGGCAGTAGCACCCTCTTCCAGCTCGGCCGCGGTATCTATGAAGTCTGCGAACCGGAACACGTGATCAATGTGGAATCCGGGATCGTGGCGAGCGAGAAGGCGAACGAGCCTACCGGCCAAACGCTTGCGGATCTCGGCCTGCACACGCTGTGCATGCCCAAGCCGCAGGCACTGGGAGACAGTGCGGTGTCGGGTTCGGTCGGCTATCTCGGCAAGCCGCCGACCAGCATGACCTTCGGCGGGAAGAAGATCCTGATCATGCGCGTGCAGGCAAACGACACCGGCTTTCCGGCCAATGGCAGTCCCACCGACTTCAACAACATGGTCTACGGCGCCGGCGGCTTCGATGTCCGCATGCGCCGCATCTCCTACAACAACACGTGGATTTCGCAATCCGACGTGACGCCGGTGATGACCCTGCCGCAGCCGCGAACCTACTATGTGGGCAATCCCCTCGGCGCCGGCTACGACTGCAACCGCTGGATCACGGATGCCAAGAATGCCGCGCAGGCGTTGGGCTACAATCTCTCCAGCTACGCGCAGCTGATCGTCGCGCACGAAAGCTACAATACCGGTGCCGCCGGTCTGGCATGGGCGGGCTACATCTTCCTCAATGGTTTCTTCGGCGTGGAGGTGACGTTGCACGAATACGGGCACACCTTCCGGCTGCCGCACGGGAACTCCTGGTACGCGACGGATGGCAACCCGATCTCCGCGAGCAAGCAGCATCGCGAGTATGGCGATGCCGCGGACCCGATGGGCAATGCCTGGGGTGCCAACCAGTACAACAGCTTCAATCCCTACTATAAAAACATCTGTAGCTGGCTCCCCGACAGCGCGGTCCAGACCGTGAATCGCAGCGGCACCTATCGTGTCTATCAGCACGATGGCTCGACGGCGCTGAATCGCACCGTGGCCATCAAGATCGGCCGCGACTACGAGTACAACTATTGGCTGGGCATCCATGGCGATCCGATCGCCCAAGGCAACTTCAACAACGGCGTGGCTGTTTATGCGGTGTCCTCGTTCAAGTTTTCGGATAGTCACCTGCTGGACTTGAACAACCCGGGCGATGATAACCGGGACAATGCCCCGCTCGCGGTGAACCAGACCTGGTATGACTCGGCGGCGGATCTCACGATCAAGACCGTCGCGGTGGGAGGTACGAATCCCAATCGTTATGCGGATGTGCAGATCACCTTCGGTCCGCGCAATACCGCGAACTATCGTCCCTTGGTCAGCGGCGGGGTCTATCGCTTCAAGAACCGCAACAATGGCAAGTATCTCGGCATCGCCGGGAATAGTTCGGCCAACGGCGTGCCACTGACGGTATTCAACGCAACGAACACCGCTGCGGAAAACTGGGTGGCTTGGCGCGAGAGCGATGGCAGCTATCGTTTCAACCACCAAGGCACCGACAAGTGGATGGACGTGGACAACAACGGCCAGGGCGATGGTCCCGAGATCTGGCAATACACTGGAAACACCAGCGACGCGCAGCGCTGGTACATCGGCCAGAATCCCGACGGGCACATCTACTTCACCCACAAGGGCACGGACGGCAAGGTGATCGACATGGATCCCGGTGGCGTCAACGACGTGCATCAGTGGGGATGCTTCGAGGCCACTTGGCAGCAGTGGTATCCGGAGCTGGTGGGAATGAGCCCGGGCACCTACCGGCTTATCCCGCGTCATGCCCAAGCCCAATGCCTGGATATTTCAGGTGGTGGCACGAACAACGGCGCCGGCACCATCTTGCAGCAGTGGAATGCCAGCGCGAACCAGAGGTTCACCCTGAGCGATGTGTCCGGTTTCGCGGGCCGCATCCGGTTGACACCCACCTCCGCGACGGCCAAGGCGCTCGATGTGAATGCCTCGGGCACTGCCAATGGCACCAAGCTCCAGCAGTGGGATTGGCTGGGCACCGGCAATGCCGCGCAACGCTGGGCCTACACCCGCACGGACGGCAACTGGCTCCGCTTCACCCCGGATTGTGCGACGGGTAGCTGCATGGAAGTGAGCGGCAACGACAACCAGTTCGCCAATGGCAGCGTGGTCCAGCTCTGGCAATTCACCGGCGCGGTGGACCAGCAGTGGCGCTTCGCCGATTCTGACTGA
- a CDS encoding DEAD/DEAH box helicase, giving the protein MLSGPLESQPDIHGFFDDELWKERFEEECAQAGHRLRPKVRELSGDWVDADSFTLKASIAGESCEVSLWPSGSDWDFESNCSCETGRFCAHAAALLEEAGKGKNLSRLLDGLSARTTAPSSSAVSTIAPEDLPHVEFKPGFVLTILREPTETKVVRLLLQALKIPDAGDWVVARPHAIYGEHRIPLGGIPGPREHRVDTSKGPLVIRRDIAAEMNAILTLQQAGLASLAGHSQFRFLLGLAGKGKQGTPSEAGLWFPNPSHGSLAEFWPWLRATGAASLEAAGWAVVFDPEVGHEVIDLDPDGFIYTLEDDGSGWFHLSVGFEVGGKQLDLLPILAQLLDRGAMETTLEFPADGHFLHHLEDGRALRLPSARIRKILKQFAALIDPRRFKGSKLRLHPLDAAAIATSEELGIQAPERLAELAQKLGNFAGIEKIPSPPGIKAELREYQAEGYHWMQFLARHELHGILADDMGLGKTLQTITHILAEKDSARSKGKPALVVAPTSVVPNWRAEVQKFAPSLRILMLDGPQRKKYFRSIPYADLVLTSYALIQRDIDKLKEHSFHLAVLDEAQYVKNPASKMAQAVCQLDARHRLCLSGTPVENHLGELWSLMRFLMPGFLGGQEDFNRRFRTPIERDGDEDRRAALKTRVAPLILRRTKDQVAKELPPKTILIHPVELNTGQKDLYETVRATMDKRVRQAIAIKGLEGSRMVFLEALLKLRQICCEPKLLKFEGESKLEAEAAGSAKLDYLVELLETLIEEGRRILLFSQFTSMLEIIEGLLQVRKIPYLKLTGESKNRGELVEKFQGGNYPVFLISLKAGGTGLNLTAADTVIHYDPWWNPAAEAQATDRAYRIGQTQPVFVHKLICQGTVEERIHQLQAKKSQLADSLLSDAARAAAPDEITLSALLAPLG; this is encoded by the coding sequence ATGCTCAGCGGCCCTTTGGAAAGCCAGCCCGACATCCACGGATTCTTCGACGACGAGCTCTGGAAAGAGCGCTTCGAAGAGGAGTGCGCGCAAGCCGGGCATCGGCTGCGGCCTAAGGTGCGCGAGCTGAGTGGCGATTGGGTGGATGCGGATAGTTTCACCCTCAAGGCGAGCATTGCGGGCGAATCCTGCGAGGTGTCCCTCTGGCCCTCCGGCAGCGACTGGGATTTCGAGAGTAACTGTAGCTGCGAGACGGGCCGCTTCTGTGCGCATGCGGCGGCCCTCCTCGAAGAAGCGGGAAAGGGGAAGAATCTCTCCCGCCTGCTCGACGGCCTTTCGGCACGCACAACGGCGCCCTCGTCGTCTGCGGTTTCTACGATTGCTCCTGAAGATCTTCCCCACGTCGAGTTCAAGCCGGGCTTCGTGCTCACGATCCTTCGCGAGCCCACCGAGACGAAGGTCGTGCGGTTGCTGCTTCAGGCGCTCAAAATCCCGGATGCCGGCGACTGGGTCGTCGCGCGTCCCCACGCGATCTACGGTGAACATCGTATCCCGCTCGGCGGCATTCCCGGGCCTCGTGAACACCGGGTCGATACCTCAAAGGGGCCGCTGGTCATCCGCCGTGATATCGCGGCGGAGATGAATGCAATCCTTACCCTCCAGCAGGCCGGTCTCGCCAGTCTTGCGGGGCATTCGCAGTTCCGCTTCTTGCTCGGGTTGGCGGGGAAAGGGAAGCAAGGCACGCCCTCGGAGGCTGGCCTCTGGTTCCCGAATCCCAGCCATGGCTCCTTGGCGGAATTCTGGCCATGGCTGCGCGCGACCGGTGCTGCTTCCTTGGAAGCCGCAGGTTGGGCCGTGGTCTTCGATCCGGAGGTCGGGCATGAGGTGATCGACCTCGATCCCGATGGCTTCATCTACACCCTCGAAGATGATGGCTCGGGATGGTTTCATCTTTCCGTGGGCTTCGAAGTCGGCGGCAAACAACTCGATCTCCTTCCCATCCTCGCCCAGCTCCTCGACCGCGGTGCGATGGAGACCACGCTTGAGTTTCCGGCGGACGGACATTTCCTGCATCATCTCGAGGACGGTCGCGCCTTGCGCCTGCCTTCCGCGCGCATCCGCAAAATTCTGAAGCAGTTCGCCGCGTTGATCGATCCACGCCGCTTCAAGGGCAGCAAGCTCCGGCTCCACCCGCTCGACGCGGCGGCCATCGCCACCTCGGAAGAGCTCGGCATCCAGGCGCCCGAACGCTTGGCCGAACTCGCGCAGAAGCTGGGGAATTTCGCCGGCATCGAGAAGATCCCTTCTCCCCCCGGCATCAAGGCCGAGCTCCGGGAATACCAGGCGGAGGGCTACCACTGGATGCAGTTCCTCGCGCGCCATGAGCTGCACGGCATCCTCGCCGATGACATGGGTTTGGGCAAAACGCTCCAGACCATCACCCACATCCTCGCCGAGAAAGATTCCGCCCGCTCGAAGGGCAAGCCGGCCCTGGTCGTCGCACCGACCAGCGTGGTGCCGAACTGGCGGGCGGAGGTGCAGAAGTTCGCGCCCTCGCTCCGCATCCTCATGCTGGATGGACCGCAGCGTAAGAAGTACTTCCGCTCGATCCCTTACGCGGATCTCGTCCTCACCTCCTACGCTCTGATCCAGCGGGATATCGACAAGCTCAAGGAACACTCCTTCCACCTCGCCGTTCTCGACGAGGCACAGTACGTCAAGAATCCCGCCTCCAAGATGGCACAGGCCGTCTGCCAGCTCGATGCCCGCCATCGTCTCTGTCTCTCGGGAACTCCGGTGGAGAATCACCTCGGCGAACTTTGGAGCCTCATGCGCTTCCTCATGCCGGGATTCCTCGGCGGGCAAGAGGACTTCAACCGCCGCTTCCGCACTCCTATCGAACGCGATGGCGATGAAGACCGCCGCGCCGCGCTCAAGACACGCGTCGCCCCGCTCATTCTCCGCCGGACGAAGGACCAAGTCGCGAAGGAACTGCCTCCGAAAACCATTCTCATCCACCCGGTCGAGCTCAATACCGGTCAGAAGGACCTCTACGAAACCGTGCGCGCCACCATGGACAAGCGCGTCCGCCAGGCGATCGCGATCAAGGGCCTCGAGGGATCGCGCATGGTGTTCCTGGAAGCTCTGCTCAAGCTCAGGCAGATCTGCTGCGAGCCGAAGCTGCTCAAGTTCGAAGGCGAATCGAAGCTCGAAGCCGAAGCCGCTGGCTCGGCGAAGCTCGATTACCTCGTCGAGCTATTGGAGACATTGATCGAGGAAGGCCGTAGGATCCTTCTCTTCTCCCAGTTCACCTCCATGCTCGAGATCATCGAGGGCCTCCTCCAAGTACGGAAGATTCCGTACCTCAAGCTTACCGGGGAGTCCAAGAACCGCGGCGAGTTGGTAGAGAAGTTCCAGGGCGGTAACTATCCAGTCTTCCTGATCTCGCTGAAGGCGGGTGGCACCGGCCTCAATCTCACCGCGGCGGATACCGTGATCCACTACGATCCATGGTGGAACCCCGCCGCCGAGGCCCAGGCTACCGACCGCGCCTACCGCATCGGGCAGACCCAGCCGGTCTTCGTCCACAAGCTCATCTGCCAAGGCACCGTCGAGGAACGCATCCACCAGCTCCAAGCGAAGAAAAGCCAGCTCGCGGACTCGCTTCTCTCCGACGCCGCCCGTGCTGCCGCTCCGGACGAGATCACTTTGTCCGCCTTGCTGGCTCCTTTGGGTTAA
- a CDS encoding nucleotidyl transferase AbiEii/AbiGii toxin family protein, with amino-acid sequence MLHLDAIPVAVRLLLEQLATREELRAFQLGGGTSLALRFGHRLSVDLDFFATDTFEPEQLQTALNMAGANVVGRSTGTLTLDAGGVKLDFLRHAYPLLAKPDHIDGVAMLSIRDVTAMKLNAIANRGSKKDFFDLCELLKHRSLDEMMTDFESKYRNSDRFIVLRSMAWFEDAELEPDPISLNGDSWAEVQKKITDALRRL; translated from the coding sequence ATGCTCCACCTTGATGCCATCCCCGTCGCAGTCCGGCTCTTGCTAGAGCAACTTGCCACGCGAGAGGAGTTGCGTGCTTTCCAGCTTGGGGGAGGAACCTCGCTCGCCTTGCGTTTCGGGCATCGCCTTTCCGTGGACCTTGATTTCTTTGCCACGGATACTTTTGAACCCGAACAACTCCAAACGGCCTTGAACATGGCAGGTGCGAACGTGGTTGGCCGGAGCACGGGAACGCTGACGCTGGATGCAGGCGGTGTGAAGCTGGATTTCCTTCGTCACGCTTACCCCCTCCTCGCGAAGCCTGATCACATCGATGGCGTTGCGATGCTTTCGATCCGCGACGTGACGGCGATGAAGCTGAACGCGATTGCAAACCGGGGATCGAAGAAGGATTTCTTCGATCTATGCGAGCTACTCAAACATCGGTCGCTCGACGAAATGATGACGGACTTCGAAAGCAAGTACCGGAACTCGGACCGCTTTATCGTCCTGCGCAGCATGGCTTGGTTCGAGGATGCGGAACTGGAACCCGATCCCATCTCACTGAATGGAGATTCGTGGGCTGAAGTTCAGAAGAAGATTACCGATGCGCTCCGCAGACTTTAA
- a CDS encoding DUF6922 domain-containing protein, which produces MPPLSKHLFWDVDAREIDPEKHEAWLVRRVLEHGYWNDWRLIVDLYGKPRLRETVTRLRTLDPRAFAFCRAIFDLPASSFRCSTLMPSPSQSGSC; this is translated from the coding sequence ATGCCGCCCCTATCAAAGCATCTCTTCTGGGATGTGGATGCTCGGGAGATCGATCCCGAGAAGCACGAGGCTTGGCTGGTGCGGAGGGTCTTGGAACATGGCTACTGGAACGACTGGAGACTTATCGTCGATCTCTATGGCAAACCCCGGCTACGTGAGACGGTAACGCGCCTGAGAACACTGGATCCTCGTGCCTTTGCGTTCTGCCGGGCCATCTTCGATCTACCCGCTTCTTCCTTCCGATGCTCCACCTTGATGCCATCCCCGTCGCAGTCCGGCTCTTGCTAG
- a CDS encoding glycosyltransferase, which produces MEALCVDGKFFRAGGSRIAVRAVTYGPFPGGWPEDFSTDFQGIAAAGFNALRLYEMPTRNLLDAALAHGLRVMGGLKWPQAVDFLKDERILASAKVSLAEALRPLEDHPALAAVFVANEVPADLVRWMGPVKVRKALESVITLGKELRPGLLWCYGNYPSTEYLEPENADFTAFNVYLEDEGAFRKYLRRLHHIAGDRPVMISEFGLDSRRNGLERQAETLAWGIRAMREEGTAGLTIYAWSDRWWNAGLEVKDWDFGLVDRDGRPKPALPAVAKAFAVKPPITPDAKISVIVCTRNGRPRIGACLKALEKQSLSAHEVIVVDDGSSDGTAGLVEKQFPGAILIRLEPSGLSAARNAGAEAATGEFVAFTDDDCEPDRDWLAGLATAFAKGWDGVGGPNLPPPPKDAVEAVVAAAPGAPSHVMLDDEEAEHLPGCNIAVRRTAYFDIGGFDPQFKTAGDDVDFCWRLRDKGYRLGFAPTAFVWHHRRPALRGYLRQQIGYGKAEALLIAKHPRRFTSNGDAKWEGFVYSGGPVRAVEGSIIYYGQMGLAGYQGVVDRMQPLRPLDTRFDNLLSRTQLDLVSNLQPRIRAWFRCRGWWRPAKSHDDSSGLGPGIEFSLWSANGASREDFLEDLLAQGWQPGESSGTWDVEKSGTRILLAAERGDGGGRSVLARVWGTVPSALGQFRKRN; this is translated from the coding sequence ATGGAGGCCCTGTGCGTCGATGGCAAATTCTTCCGTGCCGGAGGAAGCCGCATCGCCGTGCGCGCCGTGACCTACGGCCCCTTCCCCGGAGGCTGGCCGGAGGACTTCAGCACGGATTTCCAAGGAATTGCCGCGGCGGGCTTCAATGCGCTGCGCCTGTACGAAATGCCGACGCGCAATCTGCTGGATGCGGCGCTGGCCCACGGGCTGCGGGTGATGGGCGGGCTGAAATGGCCGCAAGCCGTGGATTTCTTGAAGGACGAGCGAATCCTGGCGTCAGCCAAGGTGTCGCTGGCCGAGGCGCTGCGACCGCTGGAGGACCATCCGGCTCTGGCGGCGGTATTCGTAGCCAACGAGGTACCTGCCGACCTGGTGCGATGGATGGGCCCGGTGAAGGTTCGGAAAGCCCTCGAGAGCGTGATCACCTTAGGAAAGGAACTGCGGCCGGGACTGCTCTGGTGCTACGGGAACTACCCGAGCACGGAATACCTCGAGCCCGAGAATGCCGACTTCACGGCCTTCAACGTGTACTTGGAGGACGAGGGGGCTTTCCGGAAGTATCTGCGGCGGCTCCACCACATCGCCGGAGATCGTCCGGTGATGATCTCGGAATTTGGCTTGGATTCCCGCCGCAACGGCTTGGAACGGCAGGCGGAGACCCTCGCGTGGGGCATCCGTGCGATGAGAGAGGAAGGCACGGCGGGGCTCACGATCTACGCGTGGAGCGACCGCTGGTGGAATGCGGGGCTGGAGGTGAAGGACTGGGATTTCGGCCTGGTCGATCGCGATGGCCGGCCGAAGCCGGCACTCCCGGCAGTGGCCAAGGCCTTTGCCGTGAAGCCCCCGATAACCCCGGATGCGAAGATCTCGGTGATCGTGTGCACGCGGAATGGCAGGCCGCGGATCGGGGCCTGTCTGAAGGCGCTGGAGAAGCAGTCGCTGTCCGCGCACGAGGTGATCGTGGTGGATGACGGATCAAGCGACGGCACTGCCGGGCTGGTGGAGAAGCAATTCCCCGGCGCGATCCTGATCCGGCTGGAGCCCTCAGGCCTGAGCGCCGCGCGCAATGCCGGGGCAGAGGCGGCGACGGGCGAGTTCGTGGCCTTCACGGATGACGACTGCGAGCCGGATCGCGACTGGCTGGCAGGCCTGGCGACCGCCTTCGCCAAAGGCTGGGATGGGGTCGGCGGGCCGAACCTACCACCGCCACCGAAAGATGCGGTGGAGGCCGTGGTCGCGGCAGCGCCGGGTGCTCCCAGCCATGTGATGCTGGATGACGAAGAGGCGGAGCATCTACCCGGCTGCAACATCGCGGTACGACGTACGGCGTACTTCGACATCGGCGGATTCGATCCGCAGTTCAAGACCGCGGGCGACGATGTGGATTTCTGCTGGCGGCTGCGGGACAAGGGCTACCGGCTGGGCTTCGCGCCGACCGCCTTCGTGTGGCATCACCGCCGGCCTGCGCTGCGCGGCTACCTGCGGCAGCAGATCGGCTACGGCAAGGCGGAGGCGCTGCTGATCGCGAAGCATCCGCGGCGTTTCACCTCCAATGGTGATGCGAAGTGGGAGGGCTTTGTCTACTCGGGCGGACCGGTGAGGGCGGTGGAGGGCTCGATCATTTACTACGGGCAGATGGGTCTGGCGGGCTATCAGGGCGTGGTGGATCGCATGCAGCCGCTGCGCCCCCTGGATACGCGGTTCGACAATCTTTTATCGAGAACACAGCTCGATCTGGTCTCCAACCTACAACCGCGGATCCGGGCTTGGTTTCGCTGCCGTGGATGGTGGCGCCCTGCCAAGAGCCACGACGACTCGTCGGGATTGGGACCGGGTATCGAGTTTTCCCTTTGGTCCGCCAATGGAGCATCGAGGGAAGACTTTTTGGAGGACCTTCTCGCACAGGGTTGGCAGCCAGGGGAATCCAGCGGAACATGGGACGTGGAGAAGAGCGGCACCCGGATTCTGCTCGCTGCAGAACGAGGCGATGGCGGCGGGAGATCCGTTCTAGCGCGAGTGTGGGGAACGGTGCCCTCCGCTCTGGGCCAGTTCCGGAAGCGGAACTAG